From Thermogladius calderae 1633, a single genomic window includes:
- a CDS encoding thiolase domain-containing protein, whose amino-acid sequence MEKVYLVGAGMTKIGRFFDKSARSLFSEALWKAIEDAGGLRPDAVVIGNMTSSVLMEQDDLGPLLVDFAGLRGLPAFKVEAACGSGGAAVYTGYALVKSGLADVVAVGGVEKLTEGVTSEATKALAQASDAQYELIYGVTFTGLNAMVMRYYMEKFGYTREDFAYWPLRMHEYASYNPYAQLPRKTTLEAILNSPLIADPIRLFDASPIGDGAAVVILVRGEERAREVAKKTGRDVLVELASVAMATDSVDLASRRDLLTMESTVTATREAVKRAGISLKDVDYAEVHDAFSITGFLALEDIGFAPKGEAPKLWREGRFAKGDKPEVNFSGGLKARGHPVGATGVYQVAEAYLQLRGDFPGYKASSPETALTHNIGGVGTITAVSVLRRAK is encoded by the coding sequence TTGGAGAAAGTTTACCTTGTGGGCGCCGGGATGACCAAGATCGGCAGGTTCTTCGACAAGAGCGCTAGAAGCCTGTTTTCCGAGGCCCTGTGGAAGGCGATCGAGGACGCCGGGGGTTTGAGGCCGGACGCAGTCGTGATCGGGAACATGACGTCCAGTGTGCTGATGGAGCAGGACGACCTAGGACCCCTCCTAGTGGACTTCGCTGGTCTCAGAGGCTTACCCGCTTTCAAAGTAGAAGCAGCCTGCGGTAGCGGCGGGGCGGCCGTGTACACAGGCTACGCGCTCGTGAAGTCGGGTTTAGCAGACGTCGTCGCTGTTGGAGGCGTGGAGAAGCTGACGGAGGGTGTCACGAGCGAGGCCACGAAGGCTCTTGCCCAGGCCTCGGACGCTCAGTACGAGCTGATCTACGGGGTCACCTTCACAGGCCTTAACGCCATGGTGATGAGGTACTACATGGAGAAGTTCGGGTACACCAGGGAGGACTTCGCTTACTGGCCGCTCAGGATGCACGAGTACGCGTCTTACAACCCTTACGCGCAGCTCCCGAGAAAGACTACTCTCGAGGCCATTCTCAACAGCCCACTAATAGCCGACCCGATCCGCTTGTTCGACGCTTCCCCTATTGGAGACGGCGCAGCGGTAGTGATCCTTGTCAGGGGCGAGGAGCGGGCGAGGGAGGTCGCGAAGAAGACGGGGAGGGACGTCCTGGTAGAGCTCGCCTCTGTGGCTATGGCCACTGATAGCGTCGACCTAGCCTCGAGGAGAGACCTCCTGACAATGGAGTCGACGGTCACGGCGACGAGGGAGGCCGTCAAACGCGCCGGCATCTCCCTTAAAGACGTAGACTACGCAGAGGTACACGACGCTTTCAGCATAACGGGCTTCCTCGCTTTAGAGGACATCGGCTTTGCACCTAAGGGGGAGGCCCCGAAGCTCTGGAGAGAGGGCAGGTTCGCCAAGGGTGATAAGCCCGAGGTGAACTTCAGCGGTGGGCTCAAGGCGAGGGGGCACCCTGTTGGGGCAACGGGTGTGTACCAGGTTGCTGAGGCCTACCTCCAGTTAAGAGGGGACTTCCCAGGCTACAAGGCTTCTTCGCCCGAGACCGCGCTCACCCACAACATAGGTGGTGTTGGGACTATCACGGCGGTCAGCGTACTGAGGAGGGCTAAGTGA
- a CDS encoding DUF2118 domain-containing protein, translated as MPRKIKVKTVYGLTIDLVIDKTEKDKVLVVLPDGKQVEMKVIKHGPDRVILDYDGVYFSILLAGEHAYINTQPLLVSSISEIYETPVKKKVSEEARPVETGSRVIKAPISGRIVEVKVKKGDKVKQGDVVAIMESMKMVIEIKSHLEGEVLEVHVQRGQAVGKDAPLVTLK; from the coding sequence ATGCCAAGAAAGATAAAGGTGAAAACGGTCTACGGGCTGACGATCGACCTAGTAATCGACAAGACGGAGAAGGACAAGGTCCTGGTGGTCTTACCGGACGGTAAACAAGTTGAGATGAAGGTCATTAAACACGGCCCTGACAGGGTCATCCTGGACTACGACGGGGTGTACTTCTCTATCCTACTGGCGGGCGAGCACGCGTACATCAACACCCAGCCCCTGCTCGTGAGCAGTATCTCGGAGATCTACGAGACGCCGGTAAAGAAGAAAGTATCCGAGGAGGCGAGACCCGTAGAGACGGGCAGTAGGGTTATCAAGGCCCCTATTTCCGGGAGGATAGTGGAGGTCAAGGTGAAGAAGGGGGACAAGGTCAAGCAAGGCGATGTCGTCGCGATAATGGAGTCCATGAAAATGGTGATCGAGATAAAGTCCCACTTGGAGGGCGAGGTTCTAGAGGTGCACGTGCAGAGAGGGCAGGCTGTAGGGAAAGACGCGCCTCTAGTCACGTTGAAGTAG
- a CDS encoding acyl-CoA carboxylase subunit beta: MSRSHEDLLSELRGIREKGIIGGGLDKIEAQRKKGKLWVRDRLSLLLDKDGFQEIQWLRTHRSTFFGMDKVKVYGDGVIIGYGRIDGRPVFVYAQDFTVFGGSIGEVHGEKIAHLIEMAVRYGAPVIGLYDSGGARIQEGVASLHSSGLLFAANVKASGVVPQIAVMLGPCAGAASYSPALMDFVIMVKQAYMFITGPEVVKAATGVEVTFEELGGAHVHATKSGVAHLVADDEQTAFALTRKLLSYLPSNSNEEPPYIPTEDPIERRLDNLYSVVPTDPVKPFDVKEVVVSVADNGEFLEIQPDFAKSAVVGFARVGGHSVCVVANQPAEKGGVIDIDASNKIARFVRFCDAFNLPIITFVDTPGFMPGVDQEHGGIIRHGAKILHAYADATVPKITVIMRKAYGGAYIAMGSKSLGADITYAWPTAEIAVMGPESAVRILYRKEAETRPDPAKFYEEKTQEYRKIFANPYLSAELGYVDDVIDPAETRLKIATALDFVKRKREEYVGIVPKKHSNIPL; the protein is encoded by the coding sequence ATGTCGAGGAGCCACGAAGACCTGTTGAGCGAGCTGAGAGGTATTAGAGAGAAGGGGATTATCGGCGGTGGCCTGGACAAGATAGAGGCGCAACGCAAGAAGGGGAAGCTCTGGGTCAGGGACAGGCTGAGCCTGCTACTAGACAAAGACGGTTTCCAGGAGATACAGTGGCTCAGGACGCACCGCAGCACGTTCTTCGGTATGGACAAAGTGAAGGTCTACGGGGATGGTGTAATAATAGGCTACGGGAGGATCGACGGTAGGCCTGTCTTCGTGTACGCCCAGGACTTCACGGTCTTCGGGGGTAGCATAGGCGAAGTCCACGGAGAGAAGATAGCCCACCTGATCGAGATGGCGGTGAGGTACGGCGCCCCGGTGATAGGCCTATACGACTCGGGTGGAGCCCGGATCCAAGAAGGGGTGGCGAGCCTACACAGCTCCGGCTTGCTGTTCGCGGCCAACGTCAAGGCGAGCGGTGTGGTACCCCAGATCGCGGTCATGCTGGGGCCGTGCGCCGGCGCCGCCTCGTACAGCCCTGCCCTCATGGACTTTGTAATCATGGTCAAACAGGCGTACATGTTCATCACAGGCCCCGAGGTGGTCAAGGCGGCGACAGGTGTCGAGGTGACCTTCGAGGAGCTGGGAGGGGCCCACGTCCACGCTACTAAGAGCGGTGTAGCCCACCTCGTCGCGGACGACGAGCAGACAGCCTTCGCGCTGACGAGGAAGCTACTCTCCTACCTCCCGAGCAACTCTAACGAGGAGCCCCCGTACATCCCGACAGAGGACCCCATTGAGAGGAGGCTGGACAACCTGTACTCCGTCGTCCCTACAGACCCGGTCAAGCCCTTCGACGTAAAGGAGGTCGTGGTAAGCGTAGCGGACAACGGCGAGTTCCTAGAGATACAGCCCGACTTCGCCAAGTCCGCTGTCGTGGGGTTTGCCAGGGTAGGAGGGCACAGCGTGTGTGTCGTCGCCAACCAGCCGGCCGAGAAAGGAGGGGTCATAGACATCGACGCCTCCAACAAGATAGCTAGGTTCGTGAGGTTCTGCGACGCGTTCAACTTGCCTATTATAACATTCGTGGACACCCCCGGCTTCATGCCAGGTGTAGACCAGGAACACGGCGGGATCATAAGGCACGGGGCCAAGATCCTCCACGCATACGCCGACGCGACTGTCCCTAAGATTACCGTGATTATGAGGAAGGCGTACGGCGGGGCCTACATTGCTATGGGCAGTAAGTCGCTGGGCGCCGACATCACCTATGCTTGGCCCACGGCGGAGATCGCCGTGATGGGCCCGGAGAGCGCGGTGAGGATCCTCTACAGGAAGGAGGCCGAGACGAGGCCCGACCCAGCCAAGTTCTACGAGGAGAAGACCCAGGAGTACAGGAAAATTTTCGCCAACCCGTACTTGTCAGCGGAGCTCGGATACGTCGACGACGTCATAGACCCGGCAGAGACGAGGCTCAAGATCGCGACTGCTCTAGACTTCGTGAAGAGGAAGAGGGAAGAGTACGTCGGGATAGTGCCGAAGAAGCACTCCAATATACCGTTGTAG